One window of Streptomyces sp. NBC_00273 genomic DNA carries:
- a CDS encoding Lrp/AsnC family transcriptional regulator: MRRLPVTGRDGHTNVGDLASTTGWSPATVSLRLDGLREWGAIFFDVELDPAFLEGSAKVLLRMAVAPAHLEEAATTSTRHDEPAFVARTTGPTNLVAHVLCKDTAALYRYLTHGLASVTAIRTLETALSCGPSRRWERSRPGRRHTATV, translated from the coding sequence ATGCGTCGACTCCCCGTCACCGGACGAGACGGCCACACCAACGTCGGTGACCTCGCGTCCACCACGGGCTGGTCGCCGGCGACGGTGTCGCTCCGGCTGGACGGCCTCCGCGAATGGGGAGCAATCTTCTTCGACGTGGAGCTCGACCCCGCCTTTCTGGAGGGCAGCGCCAAGGTCCTGCTGCGGATGGCGGTCGCTCCGGCGCATCTCGAAGAGGCGGCCACGACATCGACCCGCCATGACGAACCCGCCTTCGTGGCCCGTACGACCGGCCCCACCAACCTCGTGGCTCACGTCCTGTGCAAGGACACCGCGGCTTTGTACCGCTACCTCACCCACGGCCTGGCCTCGGTGACGGCAATCCGCACCCTGGAGACGGCCCTGTCCTGCGGCCCCTCAAGGCGGTGGGAACGGTCGCGTCCGGGCCGTCGTCATACCGCCACGGTTTAG
- a CDS encoding sugar ABC transporter substrate-binding protein produces the protein MNPYLRTPTALTALALTATLAACGTTEEGKSSGSNSVRIGLLLPENETARYEKFDKPLMEKKVALLTLGKGKVVYANATGDAAKQNAQADAMIESKVDVLVVDAVDSKAIAGAVTKAKAAGIPVVAYDRLAEGPVDAYVSFDNEDIGRLQGKTLLDSLGDRARNGKIVMMHGALTDPNAARYKAGARTVLDGKVNIGKEYDTAEWKRENASANMTAAMSALGKDKIVGVYSANDGMAGGIISALKAAGVSPLPPVTGQDTELPAVQRIVAGEQFMSVYKPYSREAESAAELAVLLAQGEKIDGIINQVVSSPTTKRVPAVLILGVSVTRDNIRSTLVVDNVYTVEEICTEALKAACEGIGLE, from the coding sequence ATGAACCCGTATCTGCGCACCCCCACTGCTTTGACCGCGCTGGCGCTCACCGCCACCCTCGCCGCCTGCGGCACCACCGAGGAGGGCAAGTCGAGCGGTAGCAACAGCGTCAGGATCGGCCTGCTGCTCCCCGAGAACGAGACCGCGCGGTACGAAAAGTTCGACAAGCCGCTGATGGAGAAGAAGGTCGCCCTGCTGACCCTCGGCAAGGGCAAGGTGGTCTACGCCAACGCGACGGGGGACGCGGCCAAGCAGAACGCCCAGGCCGACGCGATGATCGAGAGCAAAGTCGATGTCCTGGTCGTCGACGCGGTGGACTCCAAGGCGATCGCGGGCGCAGTGACGAAGGCCAAGGCGGCGGGCATCCCGGTCGTCGCCTACGACCGCCTGGCCGAGGGCCCGGTCGACGCGTACGTCTCCTTCGACAACGAGGACATCGGCCGCCTCCAGGGCAAGACCCTGCTGGATTCCCTGGGCGACCGAGCCAGGAACGGGAAGATAGTCATGATGCACGGCGCCCTCACCGACCCCAACGCCGCCCGCTACAAGGCCGGCGCCCGCACCGTCCTCGACGGCAAGGTGAACATCGGCAAGGAGTACGACACCGCCGAATGGAAGCGGGAGAACGCGAGCGCCAACATGACGGCGGCGATGTCCGCACTCGGCAAGGACAAGATCGTTGGCGTCTACTCCGCCAACGACGGCATGGCCGGCGGCATCATCTCCGCCCTCAAGGCCGCCGGAGTCTCGCCCCTGCCACCGGTCACCGGTCAGGACACCGAACTCCCCGCCGTGCAGCGAATAGTGGCGGGCGAGCAGTTCATGAGCGTGTACAAGCCATACTCCCGCGAGGCCGAGTCCGCAGCCGAACTCGCCGTCCTCCTCGCCCAGGGCGAGAAGATCGACGGGATCATCAACCAGGTGGTCAGCAGCCCCACCACCAAGCGAGTCCCCGCCGTCCTCATCCTCGGCGTGTCCGTGACCCGCGACAACATCAGGAGCACCCTGGTCGTCGACAACGTCTACACCGTCGAGGAGATCTGCACCGAGGCCCTCAAGGCCGCGTGCGAGGGGATCGGCCTGGAATAG